The following coding sequences are from one Augochlora pura isolate Apur16 chromosome 6, APUR_v2.2.1, whole genome shotgun sequence window:
- the Mrpl37 gene encoding mitochondrial ribosomal protein L37 yields the protein MKFTQVFYKQNIGRRLAYLWQAQRKRSVIITNAEEIVKSIGYEVQNALEIANPPKKFEKIDLPSISNVDPDWKERSCLTYKDHNVLQEGVPQACLITKTLILDDELPTRIQDLITDIPEDIDNLAKRSVLTSTIFDAEQKKLPKLKDSERPRWVFPRLYGITNNRKVCNISFKFLQLCESLCGLNVSQNRAVIRDGILSTCIEKESHFINLCLKMDLITSLMPLTPITDVNEGMKCDLPDISPLHFALGLVKTNIYKTDNIYPITANSAMQSIHTIFVNHDPEYVKNITELPVTENQIQARSLMTSFTAATTYARQKFGLNVKELSEPVVIQCIQSDGQNYHFSVYQLNTLDLDGNEGIKNFWWSTPTCKLYEEAKYKDGKPYIEGYNNEIFKKFLAFYKNK from the exons ATGAAGTTTACccaagtattttataaacaaaatataggTAGAAGACTAGCATATTTGTGGCAAGCGCAAAGAAAGAGAAGTGTAATTATAACTAATGCAGAGGAAATTGTAAAATCCATAGGTTATGAAGTACAAAATGCATTGGAAATAGCAAATCCACCAAAAAAATTCGagaa AATCGATTTGCCCTCCATATCTAATGTAGATCCAGATTGGAAGGAAAGAAGTTGTTTGACATATAAAGATCATAATGTTTTACAAGAAGGTGTGCCCCAAGCCtgtttaataacaaaaacatTAATACTTGATGATGAACTTCCAACGAGAATACAAGATTTGATCACAGACATCCCAGAAGATATAGACAATTTAGCAAAAAG AAGTGTTTTAACATCCACTATATTTGATGCAGAACAgaaaaaattaccaaaattgAAAGATTCTGAAAGACCAAGATGGGTATTTCCTAGATTATATGGTATTACAAACAATAGAAAGGT GTGTAAcatatcatttaaatttttacaactaTGTGAATCTTTATGTGGACTTAATGTTTCACAAAATCGAGCAGTGATACGTGATGGAATTTTGTCTACATGCATAG agAAGGAatcacattttataaatttgtgcTTAAAAATGGATCTAATAACATCACTAATGCCCTTAACACCAATAACTGACGTAAATGAAGGCATGAAATGTGATCTGCCGGATATTTCTCCATTACACTTTGCTCTTGGTTTAGTGAAAACAAATATCTACAAAACTGACAACATATATC CAATTACCGCAAATTCTGCTATGCAAAGTATTCATACAATTTTCGTAAATCATGATCCAGAATACGTAAAGAATATAACAGAATTGCCAGTTACTGAAAATCAAATTCAGGCACGCTCATTGATGACATCATTTACCGCAGCAACAACGTATGCTCGGCAAAAATTTGgattaaatgtaaaagaattgtCGGAGCCTGTTGTTATACAATGTATTCAGTCTGATGGACagaattatcatttttctgtaTATCAACTCAATACATTAGACCTTGATGGTAATGAAgggattaaaaatttttggtGGTCGACGCCAACGTGTAAGTTATATGAAGAAGCTAAGTATAAAGATGGAAAACCCTATATTGAAggatataataatgaaatatttaaaaaattccttgcattttataaaaataaatag
- the LOC144471493 gene encoding dynein axonemal light chain 4 yields MTEVKKDDVVKILHTYPLCRKCDMPDEMKQEAMELCVTAAEKYAYNYESVSRMIKETMDKKFGASWHTVVGEGYGFEITYQLKHLLYMYCAGNLAICIWKSA; encoded by the exons atgACTGAAGTGAAAAAAGATGATgtcgttaaaattttgcatacATACCCTCTTTGCAGA AAATGTGATATGCCTGATGAAATGAAACAAGAAGCTATGGAGTTATGCGTTACTGCAGCGGAAAAATATGCGTATAATTACGAGAGTGTTTCTCGTATGATCAAAGAAACGATGGATAAGAAATTTGGAGCTTCGTGGCACACGGTCGTGGGCGAGGGCTATGGGTTTGAAATAACTTATCAACTCAAACacttattatacatgtattgCGCCGGAAATTTAGCAATATGCATATGGAAATCGGCATag
- the LOC144471492 gene encoding putative cytosolic Fe-S cluster assembly factor AAEL012261, giving the protein MASRFSGALQITNLDDFITPSQECIKPIEIQASKKKTGITIKIEDDGVPKVLNEIGEPEKLQKVEITLADCLACSGCITSAESVLVTQQSQEELLRVFNKRVAQCQDGDDSIYIVVSLSIQAVLSIAERYSLNPEETVHKLAGYFYELGADSVLDMTAADDFALLESAKEFVERYKMAKGGGKNQLPMLSSSCPGWVCYAEKTHGNFILPYISVTKSPQQIMGSLVKYHLAETMGLPPEQIYHVTLMPCYDKKLEASREDFYNEQRKSRDVDCVITPIELEQMLNECNLTLNEVKEREIKKPFGSKMANLKNDLYGHSGSGSGGYADFILRYAMKHLFEENDVPVEFKILRNPDFQEAVFQKNGEILLTFAIVNGFRNIQNLVQKLKRGKCPYDYVEVMACPCGCLNGGAQIRSLNNIQPRELASKLESLYHELPQSDPDKNEIVKELYRTWVGEYTDKALAYFHTEYHEIKKMNTALAIKW; this is encoded by the exons atggcATCCCGATTTAGCGGAGCTttacaaataacaaatttgGATGATTTCATCACTCCATCGCAG GAATGCATTAAGCCTATTGAAATTCAAGCATCGAAGAAAAAAACTggaataactataaaaatagaagacgATGGTGTGCCTAAAGTGTTAAATGAA ATAGGAGAAcctgaaaaattacaaaaagttGAAATCACCCTTGCTGATTGCTTAGCTTGTAGCGGATGTATAACATCTGCAGAAAGTGTATTAGTAACACAACAAAGTCAGGAAGAACTGTTGCGAGTATTCAACAAAAGGGTAGCTCAATGTCAG GATGGTGATGATTCAATATACATTGTAGTCAGCCTATCTATACAAGCTGTCTTATCCATAGCAGAACGTTATAGTCTTAACCCAGAAGAAACAGTACATAAGCTAGCtggatatttttatgaattaggGGCAGATTCAGTTTTGGACATGACTGCAGCTGATGATTTTGCTCTTCTAGAGTCAGCCAAAGAATTCGTGGAACGTTATAAAATGGCTAAAGGAGGTGGAAAAAATCAGTTACCAATGTTATCTTCTTCTTGTCCAG gtTGGGTGTGCTATGCAGAAAAGACCCATGGTAATTTCATACTTCCATATATCAGTGTAACAAAGTCTCCTCAGCAGATTATGGGATCAttagtaaaatatcatttaGCTGAAACTATGGGTCTCCCACCAGAGCAAATTTATCATGTTACTTTAATGCCTTGTTACGATAAAAAATTAGAGGCATCTAGAGAAGATTTCTACAATGAACAAAGAAAATCTCGAGATGTAGATTGTGTAATAACCCCAA ttgAACTGGAACAAATGCTTAATGAGTGCAACTTAACATTGAATGAAGTAAAAGaacgagaaattaaaaaaccaTTTGGTTCGAAAATGgctaatttgaaaaatgatttatatggTCATAGTGGTTCTGGATCTGGTGGCTatgcagattttattttacgctaTGCTATGAAGCATTTGTTTGAGGAAAATGATGTACCTgtcgaatttaaaattctcaGAAATCCTGATTTCCAAGAAGCGGTATTTCAAAAGAATGGAGAAATACTTTTAACATTTGCTATTGTCAATGGgtttagaaatatacaaaatcttgtacaaaaattaaaacgagGAAAGTGCCCATATGATTATGTTGAAGTTATGGCTTGTCCTTGTG GGTGTCTTAATGGAGGAGCTCAAATTAGATCCTTAAATAATATCCAACCACGGGAGTTGGCATCAAAATTAGAATCTTTATATCATGAACTTCCTCAAAGTGACcctgataaaaatgaaattgttaaggaATTGTATAGAACTTGGGTAGGAGAGTATACAGATAAAGCTTTAGCATATTTCCATACGGAATaccatgaaattaaaaaaatgaatacagctcttgcaataaaatggtaa
- the LOC144471471 gene encoding cyclin-dependent kinase 20 encodes MDRYVIVEKIGEGAQGIVLKACDTLGDKSVALKKLLLKNVENSISTSIMREMKILQQLKHRNIIKLLDAFPVGLDFIMVFEYMPISLWEIIKDNEIVLTTVQVKMYMKMILEGIAYVHDKNIIHRDLKPANLLINEKGILKIADFGLGRLMWTDTCRPYSHQIATRWYRAPELLYGARYYTSAIDMWSIGCIFGELLNKSPLFPGETDIEQLAIVLKYLGSPTSETWPELSTLPDYNKITFPFHIGLLWVDIIEDAQPEAIDFISKILIYDSSKRLTANKALRHAYFCTKPYPSLNNLMKPSNNHRNQIKQKEIIISTQVTTLFEKLLAIA; translated from the exons ATGGACAGATATGTGATCGTTGAAAAAATCGGTGAAGGTGCTCAAGGAATAGTTTTAAAAGCATGTGATACACTAGGAGATAAAAGTGTAGCATTAAAGAAATTGCttctaaaaaatgttgaaaatagtatatcGACGTCTATTATgcgtgaaatgaaaattttgcagCAATTAAAACATCGTAAT attataaaattgctagATGCTTTTCCTGTTGGACTTGATTTTATAATGGTGTTTGAGTACATGCCAATAAGTTTAtgggaaataataaaagataatgaAATAGTATTAACAACAGTTcaagtaaaaatgtatatgaAGATGATTTTAGAAGGCATTGCTTATGTACATGATAAGAATATAATCCATAGG GATTTAAAACCTGCAAATTTGTTGATAAATGAAAAAGGTATTCTAAAGATAGCTGATTTTGGTTTGGGAAGATTAATGTGGACAGATACATGTAGACCATATTCTCATCAAATTGCTACTAGGTGGTATCGAGCACCTGAATTATTATATGGAGCTAGATATTATACATCAGCTATTGATATGTGGTCTATTGGTTGTATCTTTGGtgaattacttaataaatcGCCTTTATTTCCT GGAGAAACGGATATTGAGCAACTGGCAATAGTGTTAAAATACTTAGGATCTCCTACATCAGAAACTTGGCCTGAATTGAGTACATTGCCtgactataataaaattacatttccatttcatatagGACTATTATGGGTAGATATCATTGAAGATGCTCAACCTGAAGCTATTGattttattagtaaaataCTTATTTACGATTCATCAAAACGTTTAACTGCCAATAAG GCACTACGTCATgcatatttttgtacaaagCCTTATCcttcattgaataatttaatgaaaccaTCAAATAATCATCgcaatcaaataaaacaaaaagaaattattataagtacACAAGTTACAAcgctttttgaaaaattattagctATAGCATAA